Below is a window of Variovorax sp. TBS-050B DNA.
ATCAGCCGGCGCGCGAGTTCGCGCCGCGCGGGCTGGTCCATCAGCGGCCAGTGCAGCTTCCAGAGCTCGGGCGGGATCAGCGCGGCCTGGGCCTCGGGCACCTCGCCGACGAACTCGGCGCGAAAGCCTTCCTCGCTCACCGCCTCCTCCAGCACCGCGCGGTGCGCGGGGGAGGGGTCGCGCCAGAAATCCTGGATCGCCTTGTACTTGGGCCCGAGCGTGTCCTCGTAGATGTCGCCGTTCTGAATGATCACGGCGGCGATGCGCGCGGGCTCTCGGATCGCGAGGCGCAGGCCGATCTGCGAGCCATAGTCGTGCAGCCAGATCGCATGGCGGCCGATGCCGAGCCGCTCGCGGAAGTCGGCGAGGAAGGCCGCATAGGCATCGAAGTCGTAGCCGAAAATTCCGGCCTCGGGCGTGTCGCTGAGGCCGAAGCCCGGAAAGTCGGGCGCCACGAGCCGCCATTTGTCCGCGAGCGCCGGCATCAGCCGGCGGAACTGGAACGAGGAGCAGGGATAGCCGTGCGGCAGCAGCAGCACCGGCGCGTCGGGCGCGCCGGCTTCGCGGTAGAAGATGCGCATGCCGTTCACGTCGGTGAAGCG
It encodes the following:
- a CDS encoding alpha/beta hydrolase — protein: MTKHSPTPAALHADPHPVAHRFTDVNGMRIFYREAGAPDAPVLLLPHGYPCSSFQFRRLMPALADKWRLVAPDFPGFGLSDTPEAGIFGYDFDAYAAFLADFRERLGIGRHAIWLHDYGSQIGLRLAIREPARIAAVIIQNGDIYEDTLGPKYKAIQDFWRDPSPAHRAVLEEAVSEEGFRAEFVGEVPEAQAALIPPELWKLHWPLMDQPARRELARRLMEGLKQNLGWFPRYQAYLREHQPPALIVWGPNDGYMPEASGRAYLRDLPEAELVMTDGGHWLLETHLEQVVPVVRRFLASAL